A single window of Synechococcus sp. CBW1004 DNA harbors:
- a CDS encoding DUF2555 domain-containing protein has translation MGSPSSNGGATADGRTTDNGRATAISPELLASFDEAKAAELARRLEEDDYPTPFAGLDDWHLLRALAIHRPDLAAPYVHLVDQEPFDED, from the coding sequence ATGGGTTCCCCTTCCTCCAACGGTGGCGCCACGGCCGACGGCCGCACCACTGACAACGGGCGCGCCACCGCCATCTCCCCGGAGCTGCTGGCCAGCTTCGATGAGGCCAAGGCCGCGGAGCTCGCCCGCCGCCTCGAGGAGGACGACTACCCCACCCCCTTCGCCGGTCTCGACGACTGGCACCTGCTGCGGGCCCTGGCGATTCACCGCCCCGATCTCGCCGCCCCCTACGTGCATCTGGTGGATCAGGAGCCCTTCGACGAGGACTGA
- a CDS encoding prepilin-type N-terminal cleavage/methylation domain-containing protein, with the protein MTLTQKRAQASFRTRLLMHLAERKRRKGTEGFTLVELMIVVAVIGILSAVALPQYLTARNAAAAGAAIGEAIGKAKECGTLAASDIGSAPSGETCTSGGGTVVSGTWTSGVDGLRCLGATSAAANTKATITIADNGALSCAFS; encoded by the coding sequence ATGACCCTGACTCAGAAGCGAGCCCAGGCCTCCTTCCGGACACGCCTGCTCATGCACCTCGCCGAGCGCAAGCGCCGCAAAGGCACCGAAGGCTTCACCCTGGTGGAGCTGATGATCGTGGTTGCCGTGATCGGTATTCTGTCGGCGGTGGCTCTACCGCAGTACCTGACGGCACGGAACGCAGCTGCAGCCGGCGCTGCAATCGGTGAAGCGATCGGCAAAGCCAAGGAATGCGGAACCTTGGCCGCATCTGACATTGGCTCCGCACCGAGCGGCGAAACTTGCACCTCCGGCGGCGGAACGGTAGTGTCGGGCACCTGGACATCTGGGGTTGATGGCCTCCGCTGCCTTGGAGCCACATCAGCAGCAGCAAACACCAAGGCCACGATCACAATTGCGGACAACGGCGCACTCTCTTGCGCTTTCAGCTGA
- a CDS encoding type II secretion system protein, translated as MNAPRRLQQAGAAVGRNGAAAFTLLELMITSAILVVLTAVAFPLYQQTRNAALIGSLVGELTGFARACATLNASGLSETPTPPPVSPERGGVEILQGCTAANQGATLQASWGSARASGIRCLSSTSTLSSSKATFTITTDSTLSCLFED; from the coding sequence GTGAATGCCCCTCGTCGCCTCCAGCAGGCTGGTGCCGCCGTGGGCAGGAACGGTGCCGCTGCGTTCACGCTTCTCGAGCTGATGATCACGTCAGCGATTCTTGTCGTGCTGACGGCCGTGGCCTTCCCCCTCTACCAGCAGACCCGCAACGCTGCCCTGATCGGTTCCCTGGTGGGTGAGCTCACGGGCTTCGCCAGGGCCTGTGCCACGCTCAACGCATCAGGCCTGAGCGAGACTCCCACCCCGCCGCCCGTCTCCCCGGAGCGGGGCGGCGTGGAGATCCTGCAGGGCTGCACGGCCGCCAACCAGGGCGCCACGCTGCAGGCCTCCTGGGGAAGCGCCCGCGCCAGCGGCATTCGCTGCCTGAGCAGCACAAGCACGCTCAGCTCGAGCAAGGCCACCTTCACGATCACCACCGACAGCACGCTCAGCTGCCTCTTCGAAGACTGA
- the psbO gene encoding photosystem II manganese-stabilizing polypeptide — protein sequence MRFRPLLALVLALCLTLVTACSGGAKAVDRGNLTYDDIHNTGLANNCPTLPDSARGSIALNTGGKYQLRELCLHPSEVFVKGEPANKRQEAQFVAGKILTRYTTALDQVYGDLNVQGDGITFQEQGGLDFQLVTVLLPGGEEVPFVFSSKQLNATADGAALSTSTDFSGSYRVPSYRTSNFLDPKARGLTTGVEYAQGLVGLGADSEGIERENIKRYVDGTGTMELSITKVDSSTGEFAGVFTAIQPSDTDMGSKDPLDVKITGELYGRLDQA from the coding sequence ATGCGTTTTCGTCCCCTGCTGGCCCTGGTGCTGGCCCTGTGTCTCACCCTGGTGACCGCATGCAGCGGCGGGGCCAAGGCTGTCGATCGGGGCAACCTCACCTACGACGACATCCACAACACCGGCCTGGCGAACAACTGCCCCACCCTGCCGGATTCGGCCCGCGGCTCCATCGCCCTCAACACCGGCGGCAAGTATCAGCTTCGGGAGCTGTGCCTCCACCCCTCCGAGGTGTTCGTGAAGGGTGAACCTGCCAACAAGCGCCAGGAAGCGCAGTTCGTGGCCGGCAAGATCCTCACCCGCTACACCACCGCTCTTGACCAGGTCTACGGCGATCTGAATGTTCAGGGCGACGGCATCACCTTCCAGGAGCAGGGTGGTCTCGACTTCCAGCTCGTCACCGTGCTGCTCCCCGGAGGTGAGGAGGTGCCCTTCGTGTTCTCCAGCAAGCAGCTGAACGCCACCGCGGATGGCGCCGCCCTCTCCACCAGCACCGACTTCAGCGGCTCCTACCGCGTTCCCAGCTACCGCACCTCCAACTTCCTCGATCCCAAGGCCCGCGGCCTGACCACCGGGGTCGAGTACGCCCAGGGCCTGGTGGGCCTCGGCGCTGACAGCGAGGGCATCGAGCGCGAGAACATCAAGCGCTATGTCGACGGCACCGGCACCATGGAGCTGTCGATCACCAAGGTGGACAGCTCCACCGGTGAGTTCGCCGGCGTGTTCACCGCCATTCAGCCCTCCGACACCGACATGGGTTCCAAGGATCCCCTCGACGTGAAGATCACCGGTGAGCTCTACGGCCGCCTCGACCAGGCCTGA
- a CDS encoding ATP-binding protein: protein MAVVRRFLQPPAGGFFLFGPRGTGKSTWLGQVFPGALRFDLLAPEVLRSLQARPERLRERLDAMPAADTVVIDEIQKAPQLLDVVHSLIEERPSLRFVLTGSSARKLRHGAANLLGGRLVSASMPPFLAAELGSAFDLTRALQIGLVPLIWQAADPQASLAAYASLYLQEEVQAEALVRQIGDFGRFLEVISFSQASQLNLAALAREAEIPRKRAESYLTILEDLLLSFRVPVFQRRAQRQLVQHQKFFYVDAGIYRALRPRGPLDAPQEIEGLALETLVAQHLRALCQLRRRGESLSFWRTRAGLEVDFVIYGPDRFWAIKVKRSHRIDRRDLAGLRAFGDDYPEAECLLLSFAPEPLLIDGIRCEPIEPWLRQLRP, encoded by the coding sequence ATGGCGGTGGTGCGGCGATTTCTGCAGCCTCCGGCCGGGGGCTTCTTCCTGTTCGGGCCGCGGGGCACCGGCAAGTCCACCTGGCTGGGGCAGGTCTTCCCAGGCGCCCTGCGCTTCGACCTGCTGGCGCCAGAGGTGTTGCGCTCCCTGCAGGCCCGGCCCGAGCGGCTGCGGGAGCGACTCGACGCCATGCCCGCGGCCGACACCGTGGTGATCGACGAAATCCAGAAGGCCCCCCAGCTGCTCGATGTGGTGCATTCGCTCATCGAGGAACGCCCCTCGCTGCGCTTCGTGCTCACTGGTTCCAGCGCCCGCAAACTGCGCCATGGCGCCGCCAACCTGCTCGGCGGTCGCCTGGTGTCGGCGTCCATGCCGCCCTTCCTGGCCGCCGAACTTGGTTCGGCCTTCGACCTCACCAGGGCTCTGCAGATCGGCCTGGTGCCCCTGATCTGGCAGGCCGCGGATCCCCAGGCCAGCCTCGCCGCCTACGCCTCGCTCTATCTGCAGGAAGAGGTGCAGGCCGAGGCGCTGGTGCGCCAGATCGGCGATTTCGGCCGCTTCCTGGAGGTGATCAGCTTCTCCCAGGCCAGCCAGCTCAACCTCGCCGCCCTCGCACGCGAGGCCGAAATCCCCCGCAAGCGCGCTGAAAGCTATCTGACGATCCTGGAAGATCTGCTGCTCTCCTTCCGGGTGCCCGTCTTTCAACGCCGGGCCCAGCGGCAGCTGGTGCAACATCAGAAGTTCTTCTATGTCGATGCCGGCATCTACCGCGCCCTGCGGCCACGTGGCCCTCTCGACGCCCCGCAGGAGATCGAAGGTCTGGCCCTGGAAACGCTCGTCGCCCAGCACCTGCGGGCCCTCTGCCAGCTGCGGCGGCGGGGGGAGAGTCTCAGCTTCTGGCGCACCCGCGCCGGGCTGGAGGTGGATTTCGTGATCTACGGCCCCGACCGCTTCTGGGCAATCAAGGTGAAGCGCAGCCACCGCATCGACAGGCGCGATCTGGCGGGCCTGCGCGCCTTCGGAGACGACTATCCCGAGGCCGAATGCCTCCTGCTGTCCTTCGCCCCGGAACCGCTGCTGATCGATGGCATCCGCTGCGAGCCGATCGAGCCCTGGCTGAGGCAGCTGCGTCCCTGA
- a CDS encoding type II toxin-antitoxin system Phd/YefM family antitoxin: protein MQVVSFSEARESFKTVLDRVVADADVTLITRRHAKDAVVMSLDTYNSLMETVHLLRSPANAAHLQRSLEQAEHGELLEQPLWEPDRADANC from the coding sequence ATGCAGGTTGTGAGTTTCTCCGAGGCTCGCGAGAGCTTCAAAACCGTTCTGGATCGCGTCGTCGCCGACGCCGATGTCACGTTGATCACCAGACGCCACGCCAAGGACGCGGTTGTGATGTCCCTCGACACTTATAACAGCCTGATGGAGACCGTGCATCTGCTGCGTTCTCCCGCCAACGCAGCTCATCTGCAGCGCTCCCTGGAGCAGGCCGAACACGGTGAACTGCTGGAGCAGCCTCTGTGGGAACCGGATCGCGCTGATGCCAACTGCTGA
- a CDS encoding BrnT family toxin, which produces MGPFIWSHEKNALLIAERGVSFEAVVAAIEAGELLDVLAHPNPKRYPGQRILVVRLHDYAHLVPFVETADGLLLKTIIPSRRATRRYISET; this is translated from the coding sequence ATGGGCCCTTTCATCTGGAGCCATGAAAAGAACGCGTTGCTCATCGCTGAGCGGGGCGTCAGCTTTGAGGCGGTGGTGGCGGCCATTGAGGCTGGTGAGCTGCTCGACGTGCTCGCTCATCCCAACCCCAAGCGCTACCCGGGTCAGCGCATCCTGGTGGTGCGTCTCCATGACTACGCCCACCTCGTCCCCTTTGTCGAGACGGCCGACGGTCTGCTTCTGAAGACCATCATTCCCAGCCGCAGGGCAACCCGTCGTTACATCTCAGAAACGTGA
- a CDS encoding methyltransferase regulatory domain-containing protein, which translates to MTRRLHIGGTVAREGWEVLNAIPAEWVDHVGRAEDLSRFADGTFAEVYASHVLEHLGYQSALPAALAEWQRVLAPDGRLMVSVPDLDTLCELYSSREALTSEQRFAVMRMMFGGQIDQYDFHCVGLNEELLTSYLSSAGFNEIRRVNDFGLFDDCSTLVFAGRPISLNLEARKNRAGQEGSVVQQKSAATEAPQPQRAVPAELRIGGSSSWGGGYYTGLTYGCYSFRELAPNWIDFALLSQRQRPPRVGGEGSPFHYLELGSGMGLGLCLLAAAYPEGQFIGIDFHPSHIAHSQWLVAELGLSNVSFHEADFLELAADDAQLPFAADLHFHYVVAHGILSWIAPEVRTALLQLSGRLLRSGGAFYCSYNTFPGWLDRTSFKALADLERQRLGAANVMQAMERASSSLGMLLQHDSALGRALPLLANQIGKINTINRPDYLCGEYGAEHWQPFYVGVVHQLAASYKLSYAASASLPDNFPSLLPPPVAALLSAEGDPTIRQALQDLAINQSFRRDLFVKGPLPLTRAAQEQRLSELRLRSSGNGDSRSRSADSGGPDRIETNLGGIADHSGSLQKLEALLAAQPSTLAELHQAIAIPPEELVVLTSLLLHADRIGLDRGTAATAAISACRDVNARLMALMQGGHNLGYLAAPAVGHGAQPFSLIDALILEGLRQGLDGEILSGCVLLGLQATGAELRGPDGDPLNVNDVADCTQHINRHIGRFLSATLPVLVQLGMIDSPN; encoded by the coding sequence ATGACTCGTCGGCTGCATATCGGTGGCACGGTTGCCCGTGAAGGCTGGGAAGTTCTGAATGCCATCCCAGCGGAATGGGTGGACCATGTGGGCAGGGCCGAAGACCTGTCTCGCTTTGCGGATGGCACGTTCGCCGAGGTGTATGCGTCCCATGTTCTGGAGCATCTGGGCTACCAGTCGGCCTTGCCGGCTGCCCTGGCTGAATGGCAACGTGTTCTGGCCCCAGATGGCCGCCTGATGGTGAGTGTTCCTGATCTGGACACACTCTGTGAGCTTTATTCCAGTCGCGAAGCGCTGACCTCTGAACAACGCTTCGCTGTGATGCGCATGATGTTTGGCGGGCAGATCGATCAGTATGACTTTCACTGTGTGGGGCTGAATGAAGAGCTGTTGACGTCTTATCTCTCCAGTGCAGGTTTCAATGAGATCAGGCGGGTGAACGATTTCGGCCTGTTTGACGATTGCAGCACCCTGGTTTTTGCCGGCCGGCCGATCAGCCTGAATCTTGAAGCGCGCAAGAACCGCGCTGGTCAGGAGGGTTCCGTCGTGCAGCAGAAAAGCGCGGCGACTGAGGCACCCCAGCCCCAGCGTGCCGTCCCCGCAGAACTGAGAATCGGAGGATCCAGCTCCTGGGGCGGTGGCTATTACACCGGCCTCACCTACGGTTGCTATAGCTTCCGCGAGCTGGCGCCTAACTGGATTGATTTCGCCCTGCTCAGCCAGCGGCAGCGGCCGCCCCGGGTAGGTGGTGAAGGCAGCCCGTTTCACTACTTGGAGCTGGGCAGCGGCATGGGGCTCGGCCTCTGTCTCCTGGCCGCGGCTTATCCGGAGGGACAGTTCATCGGCATCGACTTCCACCCCAGCCATATCGCCCACAGCCAGTGGCTGGTGGCCGAGCTTGGCCTCAGCAATGTGAGCTTCCACGAGGCCGATTTTCTGGAGCTGGCGGCGGATGATGCCCAACTTCCCTTTGCTGCAGACCTGCACTTCCACTATGTGGTGGCCCATGGGATTCTCAGCTGGATCGCACCTGAAGTGCGTACTGCCCTCCTGCAGCTTTCCGGCCGGCTGTTGCGCTCCGGCGGGGCTTTCTACTGCTCCTACAACACTTTCCCGGGCTGGCTGGATCGCACGTCCTTCAAGGCCCTTGCGGATCTGGAGCGGCAACGCCTTGGTGCTGCCAACGTGATGCAGGCCATGGAACGGGCGAGCTCCAGTCTGGGCATGCTGCTCCAGCATGACTCTGCGCTTGGCCGGGCTCTTCCCCTCCTGGCCAATCAGATTGGGAAGATCAACACCATCAACCGCCCTGACTATCTCTGTGGCGAGTACGGAGCTGAGCATTGGCAGCCCTTCTACGTGGGCGTGGTGCATCAGCTGGCCGCCTCCTACAAACTCAGCTATGCCGCCTCTGCCAGCCTTCCGGATAACTTTCCCTCTCTTCTACCGCCCCCGGTGGCGGCGCTACTCTCAGCCGAGGGCGATCCCACCATCCGCCAAGCGCTGCAGGATCTGGCCATCAACCAGAGCTTCCGCCGCGATCTGTTCGTGAAGGGTCCGTTGCCACTCACTCGCGCGGCCCAGGAGCAGCGCCTCTCTGAGCTGCGGCTGCGCAGCTCTGGCAACGGCGATTCGCGCTCACGGTCAGCAGACTCCGGTGGCCCCGACCGAATCGAGACCAACCTGGGTGGAATTGCTGATCACAGCGGCAGCCTGCAGAAGCTGGAGGCGCTGCTGGCCGCCCAGCCTTCAACTCTGGCCGAGCTGCATCAGGCCATCGCTATTCCGCCTGAGGAGCTGGTGGTGTTGACCAGCCTGCTGCTTCACGCCGATCGGATAGGCCTGGACCGGGGTACGGCAGCTACCGCCGCCATCTCCGCTTGCCGCGACGTGAATGCGCGCCTGATGGCCTTGATGCAGGGTGGTCACAACCTGGGATATTTAGCTGCGCCCGCCGTGGGCCATGGCGCCCAGCCCTTCAGCCTGATCGATGCTCTCATCCTTGAGGGGCTGCGGCAAGGCCTGGACGGTGAGATCCTCAGCGGCTGTGTGCTCCTCGGGTTGCAGGCCACAGGCGCAGAGCTGCGTGGTCCCGATGGGGACCCCTTGAATGTGAATGATGTGGCGGACTGCACGCAACACATCAACCGCCACATCGGGCGCTTCCTCAGCGCCACCCTGCCGGTCTTGGTACAGCTTGGGATGATTGATTCTCCCAACTGA
- a CDS encoding Txe/YoeB family addiction module toxin, whose translation MPTAERLAWTPAAWEDYLYWQGQDRKQLRRMYQLIQACLREPFTGIGKPEPLRENLSGCWSRRIDDEHRLVYRLEASLLVILACRYHYR comes from the coding sequence ATGCCAACTGCTGAGCGCCTGGCCTGGACTCCGGCAGCCTGGGAGGATTACTTGTACTGGCAGGGTCAGGATCGCAAACAGTTGCGTCGGATGTACCAGCTGATCCAGGCCTGCCTGCGGGAACCCTTCACAGGCATCGGCAAACCGGAGCCATTGCGTGAAAATCTCTCCGGCTGCTGGTCCCGCCGGATTGATGACGAACACCGGCTTGTCTATCGCCTGGAAGCCTCACTGTTGGTGATCCTGGCCTGTCGCTACCACTACCGCTGA
- the sat gene encoding sulfate adenylyltransferase produces MSLAEASPTAATGLIAPHGGVLVDLMVPDAERDAVRSGIDRRVECSDRNACDVELLVVGGFSPLRGFMHQEDYESVVSGHRTSSGLLFGLPIVFDTDDATIAIGDRLLLTYRGQELAVFTVESRWEPDKVKEAKGCYGTTSLEHPAVRMIATERGRIYLGGRVQGLELPRRVFPCRTPAEVRSTLPAREDVVAFQCRNPIHRAHYELFTRALDATNVSKGAVVLVHPTCGPTQDDDIAGEVRFQTYERLAAEVNNPRIRWAYLPYSMHMAGPREALQHMIIRKNYGCTHFIIGRDMAGCKSSLTGDDFYGPYEAQDFARDNAPELGMETVPSLNLVYTEEEGYVTAEHAEARGLHVRKLSGTQFRQMLRGGEEIPEWFAFRSVVEVLRSAA; encoded by the coding sequence ATGTCCCTCGCCGAAGCCAGTCCCACCGCCGCCACGGGTCTGATCGCTCCCCACGGCGGTGTGCTGGTGGATCTGATGGTGCCGGACGCGGAGCGCGACGCCGTCCGCAGCGGCATCGACCGGCGCGTCGAATGCTCCGACCGCAACGCCTGTGACGTGGAGCTCCTCGTGGTGGGCGGCTTCTCGCCCCTGCGCGGCTTCATGCATCAGGAGGACTACGAATCGGTGGTGAGCGGCCATCGCACCAGCAGCGGCCTGCTGTTCGGCCTCCCGATCGTGTTCGACACCGACGACGCCACCATCGCCATCGGCGACCGCCTGCTGCTCACCTACCGCGGCCAGGAGCTGGCGGTGTTCACCGTCGAGAGCCGCTGGGAACCCGACAAGGTGAAGGAGGCCAAGGGCTGCTACGGCACCACCTCACTCGAGCACCCGGCCGTGCGCATGATCGCCACCGAGCGCGGCCGCATCTATCTCGGGGGCCGGGTGCAGGGCCTCGAGCTGCCCCGCCGCGTCTTCCCCTGCCGCACCCCGGCCGAGGTGCGTTCCACCCTGCCGGCCCGCGAGGACGTGGTGGCCTTCCAGTGCCGGAACCCCATCCACCGGGCCCACTACGAGCTGTTCACCCGCGCCCTCGACGCCACCAACGTCAGCAAGGGAGCCGTGGTGCTGGTGCATCCCACCTGCGGCCCCACCCAGGACGACGACATCGCCGGCGAGGTGCGCTTCCAGACCTACGAGCGCCTGGCCGCCGAGGTGAACAACCCGCGCATCCGCTGGGCCTACCTGCCCTACTCGATGCACATGGCCGGCCCGCGCGAAGCGCTGCAGCACATGATCATCCGCAAGAACTACGGCTGCACGCACTTCATCATCGGCCGCGACATGGCCGGCTGCAAATCGAGCCTCACCGGCGACGACTTCTACGGCCCCTACGAGGCCCAGGACTTCGCCCGTGACAACGCCCCCGAACTCGGCATGGAGACGGTGCCCTCACTCAACCTCGTCTACACCGAGGAGGAGGGCTACGTGACCGCCGAGCACGCCGAGGCCCGCGGCCTGCATGTGCGCAAGCTGAGCGGCACCCAGTTCCGCCAGATGCTGCGCGGCGGCGAGGAGATCCCCGAATGGTTCGCCTTCCGCAGCGTCGTCGAGGTGCTGCGGTCCGCCGCCTGA
- a CDS encoding DUF565 domain-containing protein, which yields MTPSPRYQQTRFQRRIAAAGAGLERWATNPWRRASLLLIVLLGGFVIGGGLGTITGALSEIDQISAMVCVLLLEVAVRLRRQLLQRPGDRLGLQLLDMTRMGVLYGLVVDAFKLL from the coding sequence GTGACGCCCTCCCCCCGCTACCAGCAGACCCGCTTTCAGCGCCGCATCGCCGCCGCCGGTGCAGGGCTGGAGCGCTGGGCCACCAACCCCTGGCGCCGGGCTTCGCTGCTGCTGATCGTGCTGCTGGGCGGCTTCGTCATCGGCGGCGGCCTGGGCACGATCACCGGCGCCCTCAGTGAGATCGATCAGATCTCGGCGATGGTGTGCGTGCTGCTGCTGGAGGTGGCGGTGCGGCTGAGGCGGCAGCTGCTGCAGCGCCCCGGGGATCGCCTCGGTCTGCAGCTGCTCGACATGACCCGGATGGGCGTGCTCTACGGCCTGGTCGTCGACGCCTTCAAGCTGCTCTGA
- a CDS encoding PCP reductase family protein, producing MKPAISWSDEAEQLLREVPFFVRPAVRRRIESLALEAGEAVVDADFYRRARDSFGRK from the coding sequence ATGAAGCCCGCGATCTCCTGGAGCGATGAGGCCGAGCAGCTGCTGCGGGAGGTGCCGTTCTTCGTGCGGCCTGCGGTGCGGCGTCGCATTGAATCCCTGGCGCTCGAGGCCGGCGAGGCTGTCGTGGATGCCGACTTCTACCGCCGGGCGCGCGACAGCTTCGGCCGCAAGTAG
- a CDS encoding aspartate carbamoyltransferase catalytic subunit, which translates to MSSWSHRHVIDLAAFSEGDFATVLALAQRFRSLPVSGARKLPALQGRLMTTLFFEPSTRTRSSFELAARRLSADVQTFSPASSALSKGESLLDTALTYVAMGADLLVVRHRCAGVPRGLALALEAAGTSVSVLNAGDGLHSHPSQGLLDLFTLARHFQPDAPTPEALRGRRIVIVGDILHSRVARSNLWALTACGADVVFCGPPTLLPEAFASFLDAPPPGLQRDPVPQRGQLHLCRRLEDALPGADAVMTLRLQKERMQQHLLTSLDTYHRLYGLSHERLALCGRPVPVLHPGPVNRGVELAGRLLDDPQRSLVDEQVRNGVPVRMALLYLMATRDGGDGGQLA; encoded by the coding sequence TTGAGCAGCTGGAGTCACCGCCATGTGATCGATCTGGCGGCCTTCAGCGAGGGTGATTTCGCCACCGTGCTGGCGCTGGCCCAGCGCTTCCGCTCCCTGCCCGTCTCCGGCGCCCGCAAGCTGCCGGCCCTGCAGGGACGGCTGATGACCACCCTGTTCTTCGAGCCGAGCACCCGCACCCGCAGCAGCTTCGAGCTGGCCGCCCGTCGCCTCTCCGCCGATGTGCAGACCTTCTCGCCCGCCTCCAGCGCCCTCAGCAAGGGGGAGAGCCTGCTCGACACCGCCCTCACCTACGTGGCGATGGGTGCCGACCTGCTCGTGGTGCGTCACCGCTGCGCCGGCGTGCCCCGCGGCCTGGCCCTGGCCCTCGAGGCCGCGGGCACCTCGGTGTCGGTACTCAACGCCGGCGACGGCCTACACAGCCACCCCAGCCAGGGCCTGCTCGATCTGTTCACCCTGGCCCGCCACTTCCAGCCCGACGCTCCCACGCCGGAGGCCCTGCGCGGCCGCCGCATCGTCATCGTCGGCGACATCCTGCATTCGCGCGTCGCCCGCTCCAACCTCTGGGCACTCACCGCCTGCGGCGCCGATGTGGTGTTCTGCGGCCCGCCGACGCTGCTGCCGGAGGCCTTCGCCTCCTTCCTCGACGCCCCGCCGCCCGGTCTGCAGCGTGATCCGGTGCCCCAGCGGGGCCAGCTGCACCTCTGCCGCCGCCTCGAGGACGCCCTGCCCGGCGCTGACGCCGTGATGACGCTGCGCCTGCAGAAGGAGCGCATGCAGCAGCACCTGCTCACCAGCCTCGACACCTACCACCGCCTCTACGGGCTCAGCCACGAACGGCTCGCCCTCTGCGGCAGGCCGGTGCCGGTGCTCCATCCCGGTCCGGTGAACCGCGGCGTCGAGCTGGCCGGCCGCCTGCTCGATGATCCGCAGCGCAGCCTCGTGGACGAACAGGTGCGCAATGGCGTGCCCGTGCGTATGGCCCTCCTCTATCTGATGGCCACCCGCGACGGCGGCGATGGGGGCCAGCTCGCCTGA
- a CDS encoding DNA-3-methyladenine glycosylase, with protein sequence MTSTDSAIHKPLPPSFFARPAEDVAPKLIGCRLVRRLADGCLLWGVIVETEAYCQSEPACHGHRRRSPSNETLFGPPGRFYVYVSYGMHHCVNVVTGRDDWANGVLLRAACLPGEPERVAAGPALLARRFGIDRSHDARGVDPSEGLWLAPRDADLQHRLESSPQPPLVQTGRIGISQGQELPWRWYLRSSRSVSRRAPGDRTPSRQEAWTPGEA encoded by the coding sequence ATGACGTCCACCGACAGCGCCATCCACAAGCCCCTGCCCCCCTCCTTCTTCGCCCGCCCCGCCGAGGACGTCGCGCCGAAGCTGATCGGCTGCCGGCTGGTGCGGCGCCTGGCGGATGGCTGCCTGCTCTGGGGGGTGATCGTGGAAACGGAGGCCTACTGCCAGAGCGAGCCCGCCTGCCACGGCCATCGCCGCCGCTCGCCCAGCAATGAAACCCTGTTCGGCCCGCCCGGGCGCTTCTATGTGTACGTGAGCTATGGCATGCACCACTGCGTCAATGTGGTGACGGGCCGCGACGACTGGGCCAATGGCGTGCTGCTGCGCGCCGCCTGCCTGCCCGGGGAGCCCGAGCGGGTGGCGGCCGGCCCGGCCCTGCTGGCGCGCCGCTTCGGCATCGACCGCTCCCACGACGCCCGTGGGGTAGATCCCTCAGAAGGGCTCTGGCTGGCGCCCCGCGATGCCGATCTGCAGCATCGGCTCGAGTCTTCACCGCAGCCGCCGCTGGTGCAGACCGGCCGCATCGGCATCAGCCAGGGGCAGGAGCTGCCCTGGCGCTGGTACCTGCGATCCAGCCGCTCCGTCAGCCGCCGCGCCCCCGGCGACCGCACCCCCAGCCGCCAGGAGGCCTGGACGCCGGGTGAGGCTTAG